A section of the Triticum dicoccoides isolate Atlit2015 ecotype Zavitan chromosome 7A, WEW_v2.0, whole genome shotgun sequence genome encodes:
- the LOC119333389 gene encoding anthranilate O-methyltransferase 1-like: protein MKEASGIHMVTGNGENSYAANSRLQEKAILETRPVLCKAIQEVCTSLSARRSTMVVADLGCSSGPNTLHVVSEVIGAVQFYTRKLEEERRAVEVQFFLNDLPGNDFNLVFRSLEQLEHLGGKETQPYYVAGLLGSYYRKLFPSRSVHFFHSSYSLMWRSKGCVEKEKLDTFNLPYYAPSVKEVKALINESKLFDIEHVRLFESNWYPQDDSDSDVVLDYAIGGANVAKCIRAVLEPLIVDHFGDNIIEELFVVYASVVAKHLEKVKAKYPIIMASLKKAMH, encoded by the exons ATGAAGGAAGCAAGCGGCATTCACATGGTTACCGGCAACGGCGAAAACAGCTACGCCGCAAACTCCAGGCTCCAG GAGAAGGCCATTTTGGAGACAAGGCCGGTGCTTTGTAAGGCCATACAAGAGGTGtgcacgtcgctctccgcccgacgGAGCACCATGGTCGTTGCTGACCTCGGCTGCTCATCGGGTCCCAACACTCTGCATGTCGTCTCCGAGGTGATTGGCGCGGTCCAATTCTACACTCGGAAATTGGAAGAAGAACGGCGTGCCGTCGAGGTGCAGTTCTTCTTGAATGACCTGCCGGGGAACGATTTCAACCTCGTCTTCCGGTCACTGGAGCAACTTGAACATCTCGGCGGCAAAGAGACGCAGCCCTACTATGTGGCGGGCCTGCTGGGATCCTACTACAGGAAGCTTTTCCCTTCGCGGAGCGTCCATTTCTTCCACTCGTCCTACTCCCTCATGTGGCGCTCTAAG GGCTGTGTGGAGAAGGAGAAGCTGGACACATTCAACCTGCCATACTATGCTCCATCGGTGAAAGAGGTGAAGGCGTTGATCAATGAGAGTAAGCTCTTTGATATTGAGCATGTCAGACTCTTTGAATCCAACTGGTATCCTCAGGACGACTCAGACAGTGACGTGGTACTAGACTATGCTATCGGCGGGGCAAATGTGGCCAAGTGCATAAGGGCCGTGTTGGAGCCACTAATAGTAGACCACTTTGGAGATAACATTATTGAGGAGCTATTCGTGGTGTATGCTTCTGTCGTTGCAAAGCATTTGGAGAAAGTGAAGGCAAAGTACCCCATCATCATGGCATCCTTGAAGAAAGCCATGCACTGA